The DNA segment CGCCCTTCATATTGCTTCAAACGTTTTTCCCGTTCGTCAAATTCTCCGCTGATTTTCATTTTAATTTGATGCATACGTTCTTTTGCTTTAACCTGGGCGTCTTTTTTTATTGCGTCCGCTTCGCGGTGAGCTTCACGTAATGTATTCTCAGCAATTTTCTTGATTTCGGATACTTTATTACGCCCGGCGAATTTTGCCAATATCCAGCCCGTGATAAACATCACGACGCCGGTTAAAATCATAATAATAATGCCTATGGATTCCATATCTATTTCCTTTAATACCTGATATCTAATTCTATTAAAATTAATAATAACGTGACAGTAAAATTACTACTAAACCGCTATAATTGCAAGTTTTTTTAGGGGTAAAGCCATGAAAAAATTATTAAGATTTGATTTTATGAAGGAGATTTGTTAGTTTTATCTAACTTCTAAAAAAGAAACGCGGTAAAATGATCGGTGGATTCGAGTTTTTTTCGATTGAAACGCTATTTGTGTTTATTATAACATTATTTGTCGTATTGCTTATACTTCAGATACTGTTTTTGATAAAAATGCGAAAATCAATGTTTCAGATAGGGCAGTTTGTCCGTTTGATGAATCTGATCTTCAAAGAAATGTCTAATATACAATCGGTAACTATTTCCACGGCCAAATCCAACCAGGAATCTCTCAAGAATCTCAACAAGACACCTATCAAAACTAACAAAAAAGATTCCTGTCAATATTGTAAACACCGCCTTTCGTTCCTAAAAATGGATACGTCACAACTCACTTTCCGTTATCATTGTAAGCTGACAAACGATGAAATTGTCCTGCAGCATTATTGTGCTCAGTTTGAAGCCGATGTGCAATCCTCCGCGTCACGCAGATCGTAGAAGAGTTAGTGCAAATGTACTCTTAAACTACAAAACACTATGTTGCAGTTGCTATGGTTGAACACTTTTTCATCATCCCAACAATTGGACCTTGTTTCAATCGCAACTCGAATTTTTGTGTAGCTTGCCAGAGAAGGGGTTTAAAATCCGCTATACAGTTACAAAAAAAATAAAAACAAAAATTTTATAAAAACCTTTGCCGATTCGGAGTTGTTGACGTACATTATTAAAATCTTGATGCGTATGCATCGGACCGTTCTTGGGGAATAGGTTCTCATGGATTCATCATTTCTGTCTATCGAAGAAAATTATTTTCCAATTTTGATACGCCTCACCCTCGTTGCGTGTCATCGACAGCTCTTCGGCTTTTTCTCATCTCTACTAACTTCATTGGAGTTGACAGCATATGAAATCAACAATCGGCCGTAAGATTGGGCTTGCATTTCTTGCCTTGCTCATCTTAATGGTGGCTATGGTTGGAATCACTTTTCGTGGATTCAACAAAATCACTTCGAGCCTTGACTCTATGGAACGTGAAGCCGTCAAACGGGGGGCATCGGGAAATCTCCGCTTCGCCATTGCTCAACTGCTGAGGGCGGACAACGTTTACATTATTACGCAAAACGAAAATTACCAACGCGAATACAATCGACTGAGTTCACGTGTGGATGAATTCTATGAGCGATTAATTCAGCTTCCTCTGACCGAAGAAGAGCTTCATCTTGTCGGTGGAATCAAGCAAGACCTTGACTCCATCCACTCCTATTCTGCACAGATTCTTGCAATCCAGCATCCCCGACAGTCGCCCAAGGCATGGGCATTGATGGAGACGATGGACTACCGATTCGGTAACGATGTCAATCGGAAAACGACAGAAATATTCGATGGCATCTCTATGAGAATTGAACAACATCGACTTCTGGCGACGGCAAACAAAGAAAACGCTTCGAATTCGATCTATGGGATAACGTTCTTAGGTATCCTCATCACTCTCGTTGTAAGCTATCTTACCATACAGAGAATTTCCAAACCGATTGTTACTGTTACCAAAGCAGCCAACAGCATTGCCAATGGCGATTACTCACAACGCCCTGCTGTAAAGACACACGATGAAATCGCAGTTTTGGCGGAATCTTTCTGCTGTATGGCGGAATCGATCCAGCAATCTCAACGCACACTGAAACAAAGTAATGAACGATACCATGATCTTTTTGAGAGTACGAGCGATCTCATACAGGCTATGGCGCCGAACGGACATATGTTATATGCAAATCGGGCGTGGCGCGAGGCGCTTGGATACACGGAGGAAGAGTTGATCAATCTCAACATAGACAGTGTGGTTCATCCTGACAACCTGACTCAGTGTTCAGAGACGCTTCAACGAGTGATGAGCGGTGAGAAGTTTGACGCAATTGAAATCCGGTTTGTGACAAAGGATAGGAATACGATAGTTGTTGAGGGGAGCGTGGCTTGTCGTTTCGAAGCCTTTCAACCGACGGCAGTTACTTGTTTTTTTCGAGACATTACCGAGCGGAAGAAAGCGGAAGAGCAAACCAAATTTCATGCAAGGCTGTTAAATACCGTTGGTCAGGCAGTAATTGCAACCGACATAAATGGCTCTGTTATTTATTGGAACAATGCAGCAGAAAAAATTTATGGTTGGTCTTCGGCTGAAGCCATGGGACAAAACATTATCGATTTAACGCCCGCGCAGCAGACCAGAGAGCAAGCTACTGAAATAATGAAACAATTAAACGAGGGGAATTCGTGGTCTGGTGAGTTTTTGGTTAAAAGGAAAGACGGCAGCAGTTTTCCGGCGTTTGTATCAGACTCTCCGATTCATGACCAGCAGGGCAAATTAATCGGTATCATAGGAATTTCAGGCGACATCTCCGAGCGCAAAAAGGCAGAGAAGGAAATTAGCATGCTCGCCGATGTGCTAAAAAGTATTAACGAATGTGTGAGTATTACCGATACCGAAAATAATATTCTTTTCGTCAACGACGCGTTTGTAAATACGTACGGCTACACGAGAGATGAACTTATAGGACAAAACATTAGCATCATACGTCCGCTTGAGAATCCACCCAATGCCCTCAGCGAGATTCTCCATGCAACTTCAAACGGCGGATGGCAAAGTGAATTATGGAACCGCCGAAAAGACGGCAGTGAATTTTTCATTCATCTCACCACGACAAATATTAAAGATTCGAATGGACAAGTGACAGCGCTCATTGGCGTCGCCACTGATATCACCGATCGAAAACGGGCGGAAGAAGTCTTACGCGAATCTGAAGAAAAATATAAATCATTTTTCGAAGACGATCTGACCGGCGACTATATAACTACGCTCGATGGACGCTTGCTGGCCTGCAATCTACCTTTTGCAAAAATGTTCGG comes from the bacterium genome and includes:
- a CDS encoding PAS domain S-box protein yields the protein MKSTIGRKIGLAFLALLILMVAMVGITFRGFNKITSSLDSMEREAVKRGASGNLRFAIAQLLRADNVYIITQNENYQREYNRLSSRVDEFYERLIQLPLTEEELHLVGGIKQDLDSIHSYSAQILAIQHPRQSPKAWALMETMDYRFGNDVNRKTTEIFDGISMRIEQHRLLATANKENASNSIYGITFLGILITLVVSYLTIQRISKPIVTVTKAANSIANGDYSQRPAVKTHDEIAVLAESFCCMAESIQQSQRTLKQSNERYHDLFESTSDLIQAMAPNGHMLYANRAWREALGYTEEELINLNIDSVVHPDNLTQCSETLQRVMSGEKFDAIEIRFVTKDRNTIVVEGSVACRFEAFQPTAVTCFFRDITERKKAEEQTKFHARLLNTVGQAVIATDINGSVIYWNNAAEKIYGWSSAEAMGQNIIDLTPAQQTREQATEIMKQLNEGNSWSGEFLVKRKDGSSFPAFVSDSPIHDQQGKLIGIIGISGDISERKKAEKEISMLADVLKSINECVSITDTENNILFVNDAFVNTYGYTRDELIGQNISIIRPLENPPNALSEILHATSNGGWQSELWNRRKDGSEFFIHLTTTNIKDSNGQVTALIGVATDITDRKRAEEVLRESEEKYKSFFEDDLTGDYITTLDGRLLACNLPFAKMFGYATVDEALKMDVRSLYPDKKAREQLLKRLTREKRLEYNSSELIRKDGKKIYVIENMVGKFNEKGELIEIKGYLFDDTHRRSLETQLIQSQKMESLGTLAGGIAHDFNNILAIILGHINLVRRKFSDNGYITDSADTITTATQRGASLVKQLLTFARKSDVVLESILIHETIKEIRKFIEQTFPKTISIRTDYEKDLPPVVANPTQIHQVLLNLCINARDAMPNGGSLSITAKGIKAQDIQGKTSKLHSPEYIYVKVTDTGTGMDEETKNRIFEPFFTTKGRDRGSGLGLATVYGIVESHHGLIDVQSEVGKGTSFNLYFPVQQSYIEHLAKEVSVNDIAGGNETILIADDEESMRKLLTAIFEEKGYHVLAAADGQEALDMYAQQHDDIALVFTDMGLPKISGEEVIAGIQKINADAKIIISSGYFGHNRKSELLKAGVTDFAQKPYFPDEILKKVREVLDLK